One genomic window of Elaeis guineensis isolate ETL-2024a chromosome 2, EG11, whole genome shotgun sequence includes the following:
- the LOC105055395 gene encoding LOW QUALITY PROTEIN: uncharacterized protein (The sequence of the model RefSeq protein was modified relative to this genomic sequence to represent the inferred CDS: inserted 1 base in 1 codon), whose translation PAPPYLSXKLHIKKSIKPPLLKEEITIYSGSLLDSTIMATECEPTKQRRYDLSMSRRTRKPPTTTSTTKSSQDEDEDLQKKSNNGFHHVSLKELMKESNGEKAESRTGQGNGDGMKLMETAAEKNLPIVRKQGEGIEGVKMAGLVSRYAKVLNHLIKVKRSSKKKNVVQFLM comes from the exons CCTGCCCCTCCTTACCTAA ATAAGTTACACATAAAGAAGTCCATAAAACCTCCCCTCTTGAAGGAGGAAATCACCATATACTCTGGTAGTCTTCTTGACTCAACAATAATGGCGACTGAATGTGAACCAACCAAGCAACGTCGATACGACCTGAGCATGTCCCGAAGAACAAGAAAGCCGCCCACAACGACAAGCACCACCAAAAGCTCTCAGGATGAAGATGAGGACCTGCAGAAGAAGAGCAACAATGGCTTCCATCATGTTTCCTTGAAGGAGTTAATGAAAGAGAGCAATGGAGAGAAGGCTGAGAGTAGAACTGGTCAGGGTAATGGTGATGGTATGAAGCTCATGGAAACAGCGGCAGAGAAGAACCTCCCTATTGTCAGAAAGCAAGGTGAGGGTATCGAAGGAGTGAAGATGGCTGGATTGGTGAGTCGATATGCGAAGGTGTTGAACCACTTGATCAAGGTGAAGCGTAGCTCAAAGAAGAAAAATGTGGTCCAGTTCTTGATGTAG